A stretch of the Arthrobacter sp. PAMC 25486 genome encodes the following:
- a CDS encoding NAD(P)-dependent oxidoreductase, with the protein MSETSKDLGSAGLGSAGLGSATADGDLGATGTSVPFPAGETSSQPGAGPDSLAGKTILMSGGSRGIGLAIAERAARDGANVVIIAKTDAPDPRLEGTIHTAAAAIEAAGGKVLAVVGDVRDDETIASAVVQAVAMFGGIDIVVNNASVISLDGTLKVSAKRYDLMQDVNVRGTFMLSKAALPHLLEAENPHILTLSPPLNFDPKWLGANPAYTLAKYGMTLTALGFAAEFAAQGVASNALWPRTTIATAAVANILGGDEMIRRSRTPAIMADAAHAVLTANSRELTGQTIIDEDLLRSRGMEDFSGYAVDPSAELMIDLYVDQ; encoded by the coding sequence ATGAGCGAAACATCTAAGGATTTGGGAAGCGCCGGGTTGGGAAGCGCCGGGTTGGGAAGCGCGACGGCGGACGGCGACTTGGGTGCCACCGGCACCTCGGTGCCGTTCCCGGCTGGGGAGACGTCCAGCCAGCCGGGCGCAGGGCCGGACTCGCTGGCGGGCAAGACGATCCTGATGTCCGGTGGTTCGCGCGGCATTGGTTTGGCCATCGCCGAGCGGGCGGCGCGCGACGGTGCCAATGTGGTGATCATCGCCAAAACCGATGCCCCGGATCCGCGTCTCGAGGGCACCATCCACACCGCGGCCGCCGCGATCGAGGCTGCCGGCGGGAAGGTCCTTGCCGTGGTGGGTGACGTCCGTGATGACGAAACGATCGCGTCCGCCGTGGTGCAGGCAGTGGCCATGTTCGGAGGGATCGACATCGTGGTCAACAACGCTTCCGTTATCTCCTTGGACGGCACGCTGAAGGTTTCAGCCAAGCGCTACGACCTCATGCAGGACGTCAACGTGCGCGGCACCTTCATGTTGTCTAAGGCTGCGCTGCCTCATCTGTTGGAGGCGGAGAATCCGCACATCCTCACGCTCAGTCCGCCGTTGAACTTCGACCCGAAGTGGCTCGGTGCCAACCCGGCCTACACGCTGGCCAAGTACGGCATGACACTGACTGCGCTGGGGTTTGCGGCGGAGTTCGCTGCGCAGGGGGTGGCCTCCAATGCGTTGTGGCCGCGCACCACCATCGCCACGGCCGCCGTGGCCAACATCCTGGGCGGCGATGAGATGATCCGGCGTTCGCGCACGCCGGCCATCATGGCTGATGCCGCCCACGCCGTTCTAACCGCCAACAGCCGGGAGCTCACGGGCCAGACCATTATCGACGAGGACCTGCTCCGGTCCCGCGGCATGGAGGACTTCAGCGGCTACGCCGTGGATCCGTCCGCGGAGCTGATGATCGACCTCTACGTTGATCAGTAG
- a CDS encoding AMP-binding protein gives MTLDTLEAPVFLQDRLDHWAQQKPDSEAVIFGSTSCTWSQWQERIHQLTDALQKAGIKRGDRIMTFDLNHLAIVELTFGAAALGAGTVVGNFRLAPGQLAYILEDSAPKIVFYGAELKPVMEAAAAEQPVNRTIAIGGDNDEYEPFLASGTAKPAENAEGGDAVVHGKGSRSGMRGADVDPDDTVLIMYTSGTTGRPKGVELTHRSVNVHSEVSNAGFRMVPGDVNMVGMPMFHVGGSCYFQTGIYAGVKTIYLRDPAGPSMMRAIADGATHAFLVPAVIQAVLAAGPQAAAAMAPLKKIAYGSSPMPLPLLEKTLNVWPNTELAHVFGMTEMSGIGTMMQDSDHRHPPRPEVLASVGRALPGLEIRIADPVTHEVLPIGTNGEIQVRGAQNMKGYLNHPDATAAAFTADGFLCSGDIGHLDGDGYLFMVDRLKDMIISGGENIYCPEVENVLMAAPGVAEGIVIGVPDPKWVETVKAVVVRAPGSTVEEAAIIAFCRERLAHYQCPTSVDFVAELPRNATGKILKRELREPYWRGHERNI, from the coding sequence ATGACACTTGACACCCTCGAAGCCCCGGTCTTCTTGCAGGACAGGCTTGACCATTGGGCCCAACAAAAGCCCGACTCCGAGGCCGTGATCTTTGGCAGCACCAGCTGCACCTGGTCCCAATGGCAGGAACGGATCCACCAACTCACCGACGCCTTGCAGAAGGCCGGCATCAAACGCGGGGACAGGATCATGACGTTTGACCTGAACCACCTCGCCATCGTGGAGCTGACCTTTGGTGCGGCAGCCTTGGGCGCCGGAACGGTGGTGGGCAACTTCCGCCTGGCGCCCGGCCAGCTGGCCTACATCCTCGAGGATTCCGCCCCAAAAATCGTCTTCTACGGCGCTGAACTCAAACCGGTCATGGAGGCGGCAGCTGCCGAACAACCTGTGAACCGCACCATCGCCATCGGCGGGGACAACGACGAATACGAGCCGTTTCTTGCCTCGGGCACAGCAAAACCCGCCGAGAATGCGGAAGGAGGGGACGCCGTCGTCCATGGAAAGGGGAGTCGAAGTGGAATGCGCGGGGCGGACGTGGACCCGGATGACACCGTGCTCATCATGTATACCTCGGGCACCACGGGCCGGCCCAAGGGCGTGGAGCTGACGCACAGGAGCGTCAACGTGCACAGCGAGGTGTCCAACGCGGGGTTCCGAATGGTGCCCGGCGATGTGAACATGGTGGGCATGCCCATGTTCCATGTGGGCGGCTCGTGCTACTTCCAGACCGGAATTTACGCCGGCGTCAAGACCATTTACCTGCGCGACCCGGCAGGCCCGTCGATGATGAGGGCCATTGCCGACGGTGCCACGCACGCCTTCCTAGTGCCCGCCGTCATCCAGGCCGTGCTCGCCGCGGGACCCCAGGCCGCGGCCGCCATGGCACCCCTGAAGAAGATTGCGTATGGCTCCTCGCCCATGCCGCTGCCCCTGCTGGAGAAAACTCTCAACGTGTGGCCCAACACGGAGCTGGCGCACGTGTTTGGCATGACGGAGATGTCCGGGATCGGCACCATGATGCAGGACTCCGACCACCGGCATCCGCCTCGGCCCGAGGTGCTGGCGTCCGTGGGGCGTGCCCTGCCGGGCCTGGAGATCAGGATTGCCGATCCCGTCACGCACGAGGTGCTTCCCATCGGCACCAACGGCGAGATCCAGGTCCGCGGGGCGCAAAATATGAAGGGCTACCTCAACCACCCCGACGCCACGGCGGCAGCGTTCACGGCGGACGGGTTCCTCTGCTCGGGCGACATCGGGCACCTGGACGGGGACGGGTACCTGTTCATGGTGGACCGGCTCAAGGACATGATCATCTCCGGCGGCGAGAACATTTACTGCCCCGAGGTGGAGAACGTGCTCATGGCCGCGCCCGGTGTTGCGGAGGGGATCGTCATCGGCGTCCCGGATCCCAAATGGGTGGAGACGGTCAAGGCTGTTGTGGTGCGTGCGCCCGGCAGTACGGTGGAGGAAGCGGCCATCATCGCCTTCTGCCGCGAGCGCCTGGCCCACTACCAGTGCCCCACCTCGGTGGATTTTGTGGCGGAACTGCCGCGCAATGCGACAGGGAAAATCTTGAAGCGCGAGCTGCGCGAACCGTATTGGAGGGGTCATGAGCGAAACATCTAA
- a CDS encoding enoyl-CoA hydratase family protein: MAGSLEAAELVRYAVDAGIATLTLDSPGNRNALSRQLVGELVARLEHAAAATGGSVRGILLTHTGSVFCAGADLKEAGAHGVEAGARDLVQILRTILTVSVPVIARVDGMTRAGGLGILGACDIVVANSAATFAFSEVRIGLGPAIISLTTMPRMNSRAVSRYYLTGETFDAAEAQAAGLITVAADDVDAALEPILFGIRQGSPQGLAESKKLAAAPMLTALNTGAEDMAALSSRLFTTDEATEGMAAFLERRKPAWHLPAS, encoded by the coding sequence ATGGCTGGAAGTCTAGAAGCAGCCGAACTCGTCCGCTACGCCGTGGACGCCGGCATCGCCACGCTCACCCTGGATTCCCCCGGCAACCGCAATGCCCTGTCCCGCCAGCTGGTGGGCGAGCTCGTGGCCCGGCTGGAACATGCCGCCGCGGCCACGGGCGGGAGCGTCCGCGGGATTCTCCTCACGCACACGGGCAGTGTGTTCTGCGCCGGAGCGGACCTCAAGGAAGCCGGGGCCCATGGTGTCGAGGCAGGTGCCCGGGATCTCGTACAGATCCTGCGCACCATCCTCACCGTGTCGGTGCCCGTCATTGCCAGGGTCGACGGAATGACCCGGGCGGGCGGGCTGGGCATTCTGGGTGCGTGCGACATTGTCGTGGCCAACTCGGCCGCCACCTTCGCCTTCTCCGAGGTGCGGATTGGGCTGGGCCCGGCCATCATTTCGCTGACCACCATGCCGCGGATGAATAGCCGGGCGGTGTCCCGCTACTACCTCACGGGCGAAACCTTCGACGCCGCAGAGGCGCAGGCCGCCGGGCTCATCACGGTTGCGGCGGACGATGTGGACGCGGCGCTGGAACCCATCCTGTTTGGCATCCGGCAGGGCTCCCCGCAGGGCCTGGCCGAAAGCAAGAAGCTGGCCGCCGCCCCCATGCTTACCGCCCTGAACACTGGCGCCGAGGACATGGCTGCGCTGTCCTCGAGGCTGTTCACCACGGACGAGGCAACGGAGGGCATGGCAGCGTTCCTGGAGCGCCGCAAACCCGCCTGGCACCTCCCCGCCTCCTAA
- a CDS encoding acyl-CoA dehydrogenase family protein, giving the protein MSSIQSSIVETDELQALREAVRDIVGRYGPEYATKHSRAGESMTEMWQELGEAGFLGVSVPEEYGGGGAGIYELAAVLEESSALGASMIMMVVSPAICGTIIAKYGTEEQKRVWLPGFADGSIVMAFGITEPDAGSNSHNISTVARRDGDDWVLNGRKVFVTGVNNADYVLIVARTVDERSGRLRPAMFVLPRETPGFEYREVEMDIIESEKQYLLFLDDVRLPASALIGGSDAPLEALFAGLNPERIMASAIAVGTGRYAINKAVEYVKEREVWGQPIGAHQGIAHPLAKAHIEVELSRLMMLRAAALYDAGEDKAAGEAANMAKYSGAEASINALDVAIQSMGGNGLSKEYGLAQMLGLARIGRVAPVSREMVLNFIAQHSLGLPKSY; this is encoded by the coding sequence ATGAGCAGCATTCAATCAAGCATTGTGGAAACGGACGAACTGCAGGCGCTGCGCGAGGCAGTGCGTGACATTGTGGGCCGATACGGCCCTGAATACGCCACGAAGCACTCCCGCGCTGGGGAAAGCATGACGGAAATGTGGCAGGAACTGGGCGAGGCCGGGTTCCTTGGCGTCTCGGTGCCGGAGGAATATGGCGGCGGCGGGGCAGGCATCTACGAGCTCGCCGCCGTGCTGGAGGAATCCTCCGCCCTGGGCGCCTCCATGATCATGATGGTGGTGTCCCCGGCCATCTGCGGCACCATCATCGCCAAGTACGGCACGGAGGAGCAAAAGCGGGTTTGGCTGCCTGGGTTTGCGGACGGCTCCATCGTCATGGCGTTCGGCATCACCGAGCCCGACGCCGGCTCCAACTCGCACAACATCTCCACCGTCGCCCGCCGCGACGGGGACGACTGGGTGCTCAACGGCCGCAAGGTCTTCGTCACCGGCGTCAACAACGCCGACTACGTGCTGATCGTGGCCCGCACCGTGGATGAGCGCAGCGGCCGCCTGCGCCCCGCCATGTTCGTGCTGCCCCGCGAGACCCCCGGTTTTGAATATCGGGAAGTGGAAATGGACATCATCGAATCGGAGAAGCAGTACCTGCTTTTCCTGGACGACGTCCGCCTCCCCGCCAGCGCCCTGATCGGCGGCTCAGACGCACCCCTCGAGGCCCTGTTCGCCGGACTCAACCCGGAACGCATCATGGCCTCCGCCATCGCCGTGGGCACGGGCCGCTACGCCATCAACAAGGCCGTGGAGTATGTCAAGGAGCGCGAGGTGTGGGGCCAGCCCATCGGTGCCCACCAGGGCATCGCGCACCCGCTGGCCAAGGCCCACATCGAGGTGGAACTGAGCCGGCTCATGATGCTGCGCGCCGCGGCCCTGTACGACGCCGGCGAAGACAAGGCCGCCGGGGAGGCCGCCAACATGGCCAAATACTCCGGCGCCGAGGCCAGCATCAACGCCCTCGATGTCGCCATCCAGTCCATGGGCGGCAACGGACTGAGCAAAGAGTACGGCCTGGCCCAGATGCTGGGGCTTGCCCGGATCGGCCGGGTGGCGCCCGTCAGCCGCGAAATGGTGCTGAACTTCATCGCCCAGCACTCGCTCGGCCTGCCGAAGAGCTACTGA
- a CDS encoding biotin carboxylase N-terminal domain-containing protein produces the protein MNQPITQAINSVLVANRGEIARRVFHSCRERGISTVAVFSTPDAGAPFVLDADTAVHLPGTAASETYLRGDLIIAAALQAGADAIHPGYGFLSENAGFGRAVQAAGLIWIGPPPAAIDSMADKISAKLLVAAGGVPVLTELDPATVTEAQLPVLIKASAGGGGRGMRIVRALADLPAEMAAARTEAASAFGDGTVFCEPYLETGHHVEVQIMADAHGTVWAVGERECSIQRRHQKVVEEAPSPLVERTPGMRQKLFEAAVAAAKAVDYVGAGTVEFLADEQGRFYFLEMNTRLQVEHPVTECTTGLDLVALQLEVAAGGKLPEAQPAPPAGMVGGAAIEVRLYAEDPAAGWAPQTGTVRRFEVDGVAADFALPVRERGLRLDSSIEAGSSVSIHYDPMLAKLIAWAPTRTEAARTLAKALAAARIHGVRTNRDLLVNILRHNAFLAGETGTAFLNTHGLETLAAPVAGSGEEKLAALAAALAGVALRRVQARGNGVLGGMPSGWRNLPSMPQATTLAGPAGEHSIRYALTRRGLEAEGFGGTGVVHLSADKVSLEVDGLVRTWQVAHYATSTGTVIEVDGDGGAVTFVEAERFPDPSLAVAEGSLTAPMPGAVVSVHVQAGDAVTAGQPLLVLEAMKMLHTIGAPADGVVAELPVMVGQNVDVGMVLAVVDAAGE, from the coding sequence ATGAACCAGCCCATCACCCAGGCCATCAATTCCGTGCTCGTCGCCAACCGCGGCGAGATTGCCCGCCGCGTCTTCCACTCCTGCCGGGAGCGCGGCATCTCCACCGTGGCCGTTTTTTCCACGCCCGACGCCGGAGCCCCCTTTGTCCTGGACGCGGACACCGCGGTGCACCTGCCCGGGACGGCCGCTTCCGAGACCTACCTGCGCGGGGATCTGATCATTGCCGCCGCGTTGCAGGCCGGGGCCGACGCCATTCACCCGGGCTACGGTTTTCTTTCGGAGAACGCGGGCTTCGGCCGGGCCGTGCAGGCCGCGGGGCTGATCTGGATCGGGCCGCCTCCTGCCGCCATCGACTCCATGGCGGACAAGATTTCAGCCAAGCTGCTGGTTGCTGCGGGAGGTGTGCCGGTCCTGACGGAGCTGGATCCGGCCACCGTCACGGAGGCCCAGCTGCCCGTGCTCATCAAGGCCTCGGCCGGCGGCGGCGGGCGAGGCATGCGCATCGTCCGTGCGCTGGCCGATCTTCCCGCCGAAATGGCGGCCGCCCGCACGGAGGCTGCGAGCGCCTTCGGCGACGGAACCGTGTTCTGCGAGCCGTACCTGGAAACCGGCCACCACGTGGAGGTTCAGATCATGGCCGATGCGCACGGGACGGTGTGGGCCGTGGGGGAGCGTGAGTGCTCCATCCAGCGCCGCCACCAAAAGGTGGTGGAGGAGGCGCCCTCGCCGCTGGTGGAACGCACACCCGGCATGCGCCAGAAGTTGTTCGAGGCGGCCGTGGCTGCTGCGAAGGCCGTGGACTATGTGGGTGCCGGAACCGTGGAGTTCCTGGCCGATGAGCAGGGCCGCTTTTACTTTCTGGAGATGAACACGCGCCTGCAGGTGGAACACCCCGTGACCGAATGCACCACGGGCCTTGACCTGGTGGCACTGCAGCTTGAGGTGGCCGCGGGCGGAAAGCTGCCGGAGGCGCAGCCGGCCCCACCTGCAGGCATGGTGGGGGGCGCCGCCATCGAGGTGCGGCTCTACGCGGAGGATCCGGCCGCCGGCTGGGCGCCGCAGACCGGCACCGTGCGGCGCTTTGAGGTCGACGGGGTGGCCGCGGATTTTGCGCTCCCTGTCCGCGAGCGGGGGCTGCGGCTGGACTCCTCCATTGAGGCCGGCTCCTCCGTGTCCATCCACTACGACCCCATGCTGGCCAAGCTCATCGCCTGGGCGCCCACCCGCACCGAGGCGGCCCGCACACTCGCCAAGGCTCTCGCCGCGGCCCGCATCCACGGGGTGCGGACCAACCGCGACCTGCTCGTGAACATCCTGCGCCATAATGCGTTTCTGGCGGGGGAGACAGGCACCGCCTTCCTCAACACCCACGGGCTGGAAACCCTGGCCGCACCGGTTGCCGGGTCGGGGGAGGAAAAACTGGCCGCGCTCGCCGCCGCCCTGGCCGGGGTCGCGCTGCGCCGGGTCCAAGCCCGCGGCAACGGGGTGCTGGGAGGCATGCCCAGCGGCTGGCGCAATCTGCCCTCCATGCCGCAGGCAACCACGTTGGCGGGCCCCGCCGGGGAGCACTCCATCAGGTATGCCCTGACCCGGCGCGGATTGGAGGCGGAAGGCTTCGGAGGGACCGGCGTCGTCCATCTCAGTGCAGACAAGGTGAGCCTGGAGGTGGACGGGCTGGTGCGGACCTGGCAGGTGGCGCACTACGCAACGAGCACCGGCACGGTGATTGAGGTGGACGGCGACGGCGGGGCCGTCACCTTTGTCGAGGCGGAGCGCTTCCCGGATCCGAGCCTGGCCGTGGCGGAGGGATCGCTCACCGCGCCCATGCCCGGCGCCGTGGTCAGCGTGCACGTGCAGGCCGGCGATGCGGTGACGGCGGGCCAGCCGCTGCTGGTGCTGGAGGCCATGAAGATGCTGCACACCATCGGGGCGCCCGCCGACGGGGTGGTTGCCGAATTGCCGGTCATGGTGGGCCAGAACGTGGATGTGGGCATGGTGCTCGCGGTGGTTGACGCGGCGGGCGAATAA
- a CDS encoding carboxyl transferase domain-containing protein, whose protein sequence is MEAKLAELDGEYAKVLASGGDKSVERHRRRGKMLARERVEMLLDRDSPFLELSALAAWGTKFHVGASVVSGIGVVEGVECMIIAHEPTVKGGTSNPYSTKKIFRALDIARENRLPVISLVESGGADLPTQSEIFIPGGKLFRDLTRLSAAGIPTIALVFGNSTAGGAYVPGMSDHIVMIKERSKVFLAGPPLVKMATGEDSDDESLGGADMHARVSGLADYYALDEMDALRIGRRIVARLNWVKRGAAPAPSVEPLMDEEELLGIVPSDLKVPFDPREVIARVVDGSDFDEFKALYGTSLVTGWARIHGHPVGILANARGVLFSAEAQKAAQFIQLANAANTPLLFLHNTTGYMVGKEYEQAGIIKHGSMMINAVSNSTVPHLSVLMGASFGAGHYGMCGRAFDPRFLFSWPSARSSVMGAAQLAGVMSIVGRAAAAATGRDFDEDADALMRAAVEAQIEAESLPTFLSGKLYDDGIIDPRDTRTVLGMALSAIATTEIKGAEGFGVFRM, encoded by the coding sequence ATGGAAGCGAAGCTGGCCGAACTGGACGGCGAATACGCCAAGGTCCTGGCATCGGGCGGCGACAAGTCGGTCGAAAGGCACCGCAGGCGCGGGAAGATGTTGGCCCGGGAACGGGTGGAGATGCTCCTGGATCGGGATTCGCCGTTCCTGGAACTTTCCGCGCTGGCCGCGTGGGGCACCAAGTTCCATGTGGGCGCCAGCGTTGTCAGCGGCATCGGCGTGGTGGAGGGCGTGGAGTGCATGATTATTGCCCACGAACCCACAGTCAAGGGCGGCACCTCCAACCCGTACAGCACCAAGAAGATCTTCCGTGCCCTGGACATCGCCCGGGAAAACCGGCTGCCCGTCATCTCACTGGTGGAATCCGGCGGCGCCGACCTGCCCACGCAGAGCGAAATCTTCATTCCCGGCGGCAAATTGTTCCGTGACCTCACCCGCCTCTCCGCCGCAGGCATCCCCACCATCGCGCTTGTGTTCGGCAATTCCACCGCCGGCGGCGCGTACGTTCCCGGCATGAGCGATCACATCGTCATGATCAAGGAACGCTCCAAGGTGTTTTTGGCCGGCCCGCCGCTGGTCAAGATGGCCACGGGGGAGGACTCCGATGACGAATCCCTGGGCGGCGCGGACATGCACGCCCGAGTCTCCGGCCTGGCCGACTACTACGCCCTGGATGAGATGGATGCGCTGCGGATCGGTCGCCGGATTGTGGCGCGGCTCAACTGGGTTAAAAGGGGTGCCGCGCCGGCGCCGTCGGTGGAACCCCTGATGGATGAAGAGGAACTGCTTGGCATCGTGCCCTCCGACTTGAAGGTGCCGTTCGACCCCCGCGAGGTCATTGCCCGCGTGGTGGACGGCAGCGACTTTGACGAGTTCAAGGCCCTGTACGGCACCTCCCTGGTCACCGGATGGGCCCGCATCCACGGCCACCCCGTGGGCATCCTGGCCAACGCCCGCGGCGTGCTGTTCTCCGCCGAGGCGCAGAAGGCGGCCCAGTTCATCCAGCTCGCCAACGCTGCCAACACGCCCCTGTTGTTCCTGCACAACACCACCGGCTACATGGTGGGCAAGGAATACGAGCAGGCCGGCATCATCAAGCACGGCTCCATGATGATCAACGCCGTCTCCAACTCCACCGTCCCGCACCTGTCCGTGCTCATGGGTGCCTCCTTCGGCGCGGGCCACTACGGCATGTGCGGGCGCGCCTTCGACCCCCGCTTCCTGTTCTCCTGGCCCTCCGCCCGCTCCTCCGTCATGGGGGCCGCACAGCTGGCCGGCGTCATGTCGATCGTGGGCCGGGCCGCCGCGGCAGCCACCGGCCGCGATTTCGACGAGGACGCGGACGCACTGATGCGCGCCGCCGTGGAGGCGCAGATCGAGGCCGAATCCCTGCCCACCTTCCTGTCCGGAAAGCTGTACGACGACGGCATCATCGACCCCCGCGACACCCGCACCGTACTGGGAATGGCGCTCTCCGCCATCGCCACCACCGAAATCAAGGGCGCCGAGGGCTTCGGCGTCTTCCGGATGTGA
- a CDS encoding acyclic terpene utilization AtuA family protein, translated as MSVLRVANASGFYGDRAGAFQEMLEGGPLDVITGDYLAELTMLILARDRAKDPSTGYAKTFLAEMRQSLALAMDKGVKIVVNAGGLNPAGLAAKLQELAATLGVKARIAHVHGDDLIDRAEELGLTTSTGTPLSANAYLGGWGISAALKKGADIVVTGRVTDASLVVGAAAHHFNWKATDYDEIAGAMAAGHVIECGTQATGGNYAFFDRLEGMRRPGFPIAEIEEDGSSVITKHPGTGGAVTKGTVTAQLVYEITGARYAGPDAVLRLDSIALDDDGPDRVRLSGVRGEAPPDTLKVSINALGGFRNEVTFVLTGLDIEKKAALIQSQIGHAVPDGTTWSLARTDHEDAATEEEASAMLHCVARGQDPKIVGRAFSNAAVQIGLASYPGFHLTAPPGDAAPYGVYTPGWVRATAVPHLVTLPDGTTAEVPPHPGTVPSAVALATVEEPTLPQFRQGSTTARAPLGRVAAARSGDKGGDANVGVWVERDDAWPWLVHTLTVERLRDLLPETKTLEIERHVLPKLHAVNFVIRGLLGEGVASNARFDAQAKALGEWLRARHLDIPEEFL; from the coding sequence ATGAGCGTGCTGCGCGTTGCCAACGCTTCCGGCTTTTACGGCGACAGGGCGGGCGCGTTCCAGGAGATGCTGGAGGGCGGCCCCCTTGATGTCATCACCGGCGACTACCTGGCCGAGCTGACCATGCTCATCCTGGCCCGCGACCGCGCCAAGGACCCCAGCACCGGCTACGCAAAAACCTTCCTGGCCGAGATGCGCCAAAGCCTGGCCCTGGCCATGGACAAGGGCGTGAAGATTGTGGTCAACGCCGGCGGACTGAACCCGGCAGGCCTCGCCGCCAAGCTCCAGGAACTCGCGGCCACCCTGGGAGTGAAGGCGAGGATCGCCCACGTCCACGGCGATGACCTCATCGACCGCGCAGAGGAGCTCGGCCTCACCACAAGCACCGGCACGCCGCTGTCCGCCAACGCCTACCTGGGCGGCTGGGGCATCTCCGCGGCCCTCAAAAAAGGCGCGGACATCGTCGTCACCGGACGCGTCACGGACGCCTCGCTCGTGGTGGGCGCCGCCGCACACCATTTCAACTGGAAAGCCACGGACTACGACGAAATCGCCGGGGCCATGGCCGCCGGCCATGTCATCGAATGCGGCACCCAGGCCACCGGCGGCAACTACGCCTTCTTCGATCGCCTAGAGGGCATGCGCCGCCCCGGCTTCCCCATCGCGGAAATCGAAGAAGACGGATCGAGCGTGATCACGAAGCACCCGGGAACCGGCGGCGCCGTCACGAAGGGCACAGTCACGGCCCAGTTGGTCTACGAAATCACCGGCGCCCGCTATGCCGGACCGGACGCCGTCCTGCGCCTGGACTCCATCGCGCTCGACGACGACGGCCCCGACCGGGTGCGCCTCTCCGGCGTCCGCGGGGAGGCCCCGCCGGACACGCTGAAGGTTTCCATCAACGCCCTCGGCGGCTTCCGCAACGAGGTCACCTTTGTCCTCACCGGCCTGGACATCGAGAAGAAGGCGGCCCTCATCCAAAGCCAGATCGGGCACGCAGTTCCAGACGGCACCACCTGGTCCCTGGCCCGCACCGACCACGAAGACGCCGCCACGGAAGAGGAAGCCAGCGCCATGCTGCACTGCGTGGCCCGCGGCCAGGACCCGAAAATCGTGGGCCGCGCCTTCTCCAACGCCGCCGTCCAGATCGGCCTGGCCAGCTACCCCGGCTTCCACCTGACCGCCCCGCCCGGCGACGCCGCTCCCTACGGCGTCTACACACCCGGCTGGGTCCGCGCCACAGCGGTCCCGCACCTCGTCACGCTGCCCGACGGAACCACAGCGGAAGTCCCGCCCCACCCCGGAACTGTGCCATCCGCCGTCGCCCTTGCCACTGTGGAGGAACCAACCCTCCCGCAATTCCGGCAGGGAAGTACGACGGCGCGTGCCCCGCTCGGGCGGGTCGCGGCGGCCCGCAGCGGTGACAAAGGCGGCGACGCCAATGTGGGCGTGTGGGTCGAGCGCGACGATGCCTGGCCCTGGCTGGTACACACCCTCACCGTGGAGCGGCTGAGGGATCTGCTGCCCGAAACAAAAACGCTGGAGATTGAACGGCACGTGCTGCCGAAACTGCACGCCGTGAACTTTGTCATCCGCGGCCTGCTCGGGGAAGGCGTGGCGTCGAACGCCCGCTTTGACGCGCAGGCCAAGGCCCTGGGCGAATGGCTCCGTGCCCGCCACCTCGATATCCCGGAGGAATTTCTGTGA
- a CDS encoding TIGR03084 family metal-binding protein has product MVDVADVLADYEAEAQVLDGLLAELPAGDWSRETPAPGWSIAHQIGHLAWTDAVVIDAAAAANGDAAAFAALGAGLQSGAVTIDSAAAGMAALPPAELLAQWRDGRRRMAASLRRVAPGAKLPWFGPPMSATSMATARIMETWAHGQDIADALGAGRQPSERLRHIAHLAVRTRNFAFKLHQLSPPEAEFRVELESPAGGTWTWGPEDAAERVTGMAEEFCLLATQRRHRDDLALTAVGPNAETWLDIVQAFAGPPGEGRQREGRQSDGLQPEERQSLARPGESTTAAVSQEPQA; this is encoded by the coding sequence GTGGTGGATGTGGCGGATGTGCTGGCCGATTACGAGGCCGAGGCGCAGGTGCTTGACGGGCTGTTGGCCGAGCTGCCGGCTGGGGACTGGTCCCGTGAAACGCCCGCGCCGGGTTGGTCCATCGCCCACCAGATCGGCCACCTGGCCTGGACGGACGCCGTCGTGATTGATGCCGCGGCCGCCGCCAATGGTGACGCCGCCGCCTTCGCCGCGCTGGGCGCCGGGCTCCAGTCCGGGGCCGTCACAATCGATTCCGCCGCCGCCGGGATGGCTGCCCTTCCGCCCGCTGAGTTGCTGGCGCAGTGGAGGGATGGACGACGCCGGATGGCAGCTTCCCTGCGCAGGGTCGCCCCGGGTGCCAAGCTGCCCTGGTTTGGACCGCCCATGAGCGCCACCTCCATGGCGACGGCGCGCATCATGGAGACGTGGGCGCACGGCCAGGACATTGCCGACGCCCTGGGTGCCGGCCGCCAGCCCTCTGAACGGCTGCGGCACATTGCCCACCTGGCCGTGCGCACCCGGAACTTTGCCTTCAAACTGCACCAACTATCGCCACCTGAAGCGGAATTCCGGGTCGAACTCGAAAGCCCCGCAGGCGGCACGTGGACCTGGGGCCCGGAGGATGCCGCAGAACGCGTCACCGGAATGGCGGAAGAATTTTGCCTGCTGGCCACCCAGCGCCGGCACCGCGACGACCTCGCCCTCACAGCCGTTGGGCCCAACGCGGAGACGTGGCTGGACATTGTGCAGGCGTTCGCCGGGCCTCCCGGCGAGGGACGACAGAGGGAGGGACGACAGAGTGACGGCCTGCAGCCCGAGGAACGGCAGAGCCTGGCCCGGCCCGGGGAGTCCACCACGGCAGCCGTTTCGCAGGAGCCACAAGCATGA